A region from the Cannabis sativa cultivar Pink pepper isolate KNU-18-1 chromosome 9, ASM2916894v1, whole genome shotgun sequence genome encodes:
- the LOC115723894 gene encoding glycine-rich protein 5-like produces the protein MASGAWKIAFLCLLFFNVFVVNVVARNVASSEKNDEEEEEKTLVGHGKGGGFGGGVGGGGGFGGGAGGGFGKGGGGGFGKGGGGGFGKGGGGGGGFGKGGGGGGGFGKGGGGGGGFGKGGGGGGGFGKGGGGGGGFGKGGGGGFGKGGGGGGGFGKGGGGGGGFGKGGGGGKGGGFGKGGGGGGGFGKGGGFGKGGGGGGGFGKGGGGGGGFGKGGGGGHYGGGGGGGGGGGGGGGHP, from the coding sequence ATGGCTAGTGGAGCTTGGAAAATAGCATTTCTAtgtcttttgttttttaatgttTTCGTGGTGAATGTGGTTGCAAGGAATGTAGCTAGTAGTGAGAAGAATgatgaggaggaggaggagaagACTTTGGTAGGTCATGGAAAGGGAGGAGGCTTCGGTGGTGGCGTAGGAGGTGGTGGTGGATTTGGTGGAGGTGCCGGAGGAGGATTTGGAAAGGGTGGTGGGGGCGGCTTTGGCAAGGGTGGTGGGGGTGGCTTCGGAAAgggcggtggtggtggtggaggaTTTGGAAAGGGAGGTGGAGGCGGTGGAGGCTTCGGTAagggaggtggtggaggtggtggctTTGGAAagggaggtggtggaggtggtggctTCGGAAAGGGAGGTGGTGGCGGTGGAGGCTTTGGTAAGGGAGGAGGTGGAGGCTTTGGTAAGGGTGGAGGAGGTGGTGGAGGATTCGGAAAGGGTGGAGGTGGCGGTGGTGGCTTTGGAAAGGGTGGAGGAGGTGGAAAGGGTGGGGGCTTCGGAAAGGGTGGAGGAGGAGGTGGTGGTTTTGGAAAGGGTGGTGGCTTCGGAAAGGGCGGCGGAGGCGGTGGTGGCTTTGGAAAgggtggtggaggtggtggggGCTTTGGAAAAGGCGGTGGGGGAGGACACTATGGTGGTGGGGGTGGCGGCGGCGGCGGAGGTGGTGGTGGGGGTGGACACCCTTGA